Below is a genomic region from Triticum dicoccoides isolate Atlit2015 ecotype Zavitan chromosome 5A, WEW_v2.0, whole genome shotgun sequence.
AGCTGCCCACTCGTCGAATGAATGTTGAGAAGGAAGTTGCTGCACTGGCTTAACGCTGCAAAACGCCACGCGTCAACTTATTGCCGGCCCCACGCATGCTCCGAGCGCGTCAAGCAAAACTATATAAAAGCGCACTCCACACAAGACACTGAGTTATCCATCCACGGTCCAGTATAATCCCAAGCTAAAGCCGGCACCGAGCTAGCTAGTCACTCACCGTTCACCGATCGACCGGCAGCAGCGCAGATGGACATGGGCAGCGAGCAATGGAGCTCCCCGTCGACGTCGGCGTCCTCGCGCGACCAGCACGCGGCGGCGCCGCCGAAGCGCCCCGCGGGGCGCACCAAGTTCAAGGAGACGCGCCACCCGGTGTACCGAGGCGTGCGGCGCCGGGGCGGAGCCGGCCGCTGGGTCTGCGAGGTGCGCGTCCCCGGCAGGCGCGGGTGCAGGCTCTGGCTCGGGACCTACGTCATCGCCGAGTCCGCCGCGCGCGCGCACGACGCCGCCATGCTCGCGCTGGGCGGCCgctccgccgcgtgcctcaacttcGCGGACTCCGCGTGGCTGCTCGCAGTCGCAGTTCCGTCGGCGCTCGCCGACCTGGCCGACGTCCGGCGCGCGGCGCTCGCCGCCGTCGCGGGCTTCCAGCGCCAGGAGGCCGCCAGCGGCGCCGCGACCGTTCCCGTGGACGAGGTGTTCGACACCTCCAGCGCGGATGACGCCGGCTCCTGGTCGTGGGCGACGCCGCAGCCCAGTTGTGCGGCTGCGGACGGGGTGTTCGAGGTGCCGGCGGCAGCACTGGCCAGCGACATGTTCGACTTCGAGTTCGACGTGTCCTGGGTGATGGACCTGGGCTCGCCGGCGGCGTCGCAGCCTGGCTGTGCGGACAAAGTGTTGGAGGTGCAGGCGGCCGCACTGGGCGGCGGCGACATGTTCGAGTTCGACTTGGAGCTGGACATGTCCGGGGAAATGGACCTGGTGGGCTCCTACTACGCGGATTTCGCGGAGGGGCTGCTCCTCGAGCCTCCGCAACCGGCCGATGCCACGGAGGCGCGCTGGCGGAACGGGGActactgcggcggcgacggcggaggtgaCGCCGCGCTCTGGAGTCAGTAGTGAAAGAAATTGCCCTGGTTTGAGTTTCTAAGTCTAGTGGCCACACGAGCTGACGCGGCGCTCCGTGCCGCCTCCTTCCTAAATAAGTAGTAAATCCTATGGCCAACAGGGCAAAGATGCACGGTGTGTGTGACATGCCATGTTGGCCTTTTGGCATTGACGTGTCACCCTAGATATTTGGGTCCGTGCCACTTAAATATTTGTGGAACAGAACAGTTTTTGTCCCGTTTCTACTCTCGGAGGTTCGGCTAAGCGATATGAAAGCTTCACATTTCTGTTCCCCGGAGGCACTTTTTCTAGAGCAGCGGAGCGGAGGGCAGCTCTGAGCCGCAAAAACCGCGGCGAAAAGGACACATCGGCCACCACTTGAAGGGGAAAAAATGGTGCTGACGCTGGACTCGCCGGAGTGAGTTGATTCCAAAAATAGGTCTCATCCGTTCATGTGTGGCGTTCATGCGGCGGAGAGAGGTGGACCAGAAAATCCTTGTCGCCACGCGACGTGAGCTCACTCAAGTGGAGGCGGATGAGTGCGGCGAGGAggaagcagctgccgcgggcggggCACACCACGTCGCTGTCGCCTGTCTGTGCCTCCTTCCTCAATTCATCCCGTGTGCAAGTGGCAGGATGCTAGGGTATTTCTTCCTTCTTTGGGTAACAATTATGACAGGATGATGTGCCACTTTGGTTATACTTCTACtcactccgttccgaattactccctccgtctataaTATAAGAGTATTTTTGGTACTACACTAATgtgaaaaacactcttatattctgGGACGTTGGAAGtacttgtcttacatttgtctaaTACGAAGGTATCTAGCCTCTGTTccgaattactccctccgtccataatataagagtgtttttggtACTACACTAATgtgaaaaacactcttatattctgAGACGGGGGAGTACTTGTTTTACATTTGTCTAATAcgaaggtatctagcactaaaatgagtctagatacatccatatctagacaaattcaaaacaaataatttGAAACGAAAGGAGTATGTATTTAGGCCGACTCCAACTTCAACGCACCAACCCCAAATCGTTCGGGCCTAAACAAAGAGATGAGCCGGTGCAACTCCAACGCACGAACCCAAATCACCCAGGCCTAAACAAAGAGATGAGCCGATGCAACGCACGATCTCATCTGCAAAAAGCGCATGTTTCTGATCCGGCTCATCCATCCTAGACGCAAAATTGGTTTGGCTTTGCGGTCAAACAGACACAGAATGAACGCGCGCACGGACTCCTGTCGTCCGCCTCAGGCCTGCGTGTCGGCCATCCAACCTACTCGAGTCAATGCACACGGATGGACCGGCCCGCCggtcagccagccagccagccccgACCACATCCTTTTTTATGAAGCTGTGGACTTCCACTTCTCCATTCACTTTCACCTCCCCACCATTTCCATTGCTCCCTCCCTTCAAGACAACAAATCCTAGCCTAGCGCCGCCGTCCAACTTGCTCCTCGCCGGCCATGGGGTTCTAGAACTGGCATCCCGGCAAGAAGACCAAGCACGACCACAAGGCGGGATCGCCGTTCGCCTCATCTGGAAGTGTGGCCACCCACTCCACCTCGCTGGCATCCTTCTCCATCTCCCCTCCGACGGCCGCGCCAGGCTTTCGGCCCTACGTCAAGGTCGCCATCTGCCACCGGTACTGGGAGACCAGCATCCCGCTGCCATGGCCAGATTCCCACCTTCCCAATGGGTGGCATCTGAGCCCGCATCAGGTGCCCATTTCCCCCGTCCCAGCAAGCGGCCGTGCCCGCCTCCAGGAGATCGCTCGTCGCCGCACCCGGATTTCGTGCCAGTACAACGCTGACCGCAAGTACGACGTCGACTCACTCCACTAGGACACATGGTTCCAGGACGAGCACGGCATGCTCGTAGCCCGCCTCGTGTGTCCTAGAGTGCCCTCGTGTGTGCGCACCGAGCCCGCCCAGAGCGCGCGACCGCACGTGCGTGCGCGGCCTGACGCCGAAGCCCTCTCCCTTCCCGCCGTCGTCGNNNNNNNNNNNNNNNNNNNNNNNNNNNNNNNNNNNNNNNNNNNNNNNNNNNNNNNNNNNNNNNNNNNNNNNNNNNNNNNNNNNNNNNNNNNNNNNNNNNNNNNNNNNNNNNNNNNNNNNNNNNNNNNNNNNNNNNNNNNNNNNNNNNNNNNNNNNNNNNNNNNNNNNNNNNNNNNNNNNNNNNNNNNNNNNNNGAGGAGGAGGAGCGACTGGGGCTGCAGGAGATGTTGGAGCTGTCGGCAGCCGGAGACGTCTACGTGCCGGAGCTGGACGTGAAGcagaaggtgaaggtgaaggtgaaagAGGAGGCCACTAAGGTGCGTGCATGGGCGTCGTGGTCACCGCCGTCGCCACCGCAGCCTACACAACACTCTCCCGTCCAATTATGGGGGCCGCCTCCCCGCCTCTGGATGCCCCCACCCTACATCGACCTGACCAGCGGCGACGAGAATGGTGGCGCCTGAAGACGGCGACGGCATTGGCAGCGCCGGAGTGACCGAACTACCTTTTTATGTTCTTTTTAATTTCAACTTAAGTATTATGCGTGGATGGTGACTATGGTGGACTATTTAATTAAGTTTGATATATATTTATGTTTTAGGCTATTTTGCAATGCCTTTTTTAAATTACAATGCCATTCTGGGTGTTTTTTTCTAAGTCCAACACGGACAATGTTTGGGATGCGACCACGCGTTGAGTGCATCGACCCACGGACAACCCAAACCGTACATGGGCGTCCATTTTGCCGCCCAAATGGACAGAATCCAGACCAAACAGACGTACTTATGGAGATGATAGCCCCCTCTAGAAGTTCATCTGGTTGAAGTTAGAGTCGAATTTCTAGATAGCTACTTCAAATCCATCGGCTATGCCAAGAAATACCAGCATTCTAGAGATGATAGCCCCCTCGCCGGCCCTGAGGTGGCCTTTACCGCCGGCAAACTTTGCAGCCCTATCCGTCGATGGTTCCTTCGCACCGGTGGTTGGTGCAATAACGGTCAGGGTGGTGTTAAGAAGGGACAATGGGTCGGTAATTTTTGCAGGTTACCGTCATATCTTCAAATAATAATGTACTGGAAGCGAAGCTACATGCGATCATGCAAGAAATGGCTCTTGCGCTCGAGCACACAAACCTTCGGGTTATCGTGCAGTACGATTCCTCAGAAGCCACTGCAATACTCTCAAGTGATGGCATTTCTGGTTCGGCACATGGCCACATTGTTGTGAAGATCAAAGCTATAACTTCGGATATGAGTTTGTTCCTGCGAAGCTACAACATGAACAAAATATAGCTATCGGTTAGCAAGTTATAGTCGTATAGATTGTGTCACGGGTGTGTGGCTCAACCAAGCACCCCATGTATCAAGGCTCCTTTGATTTTGTTGTAACCGAAAACATTGGCATAAAGCTCCCCTTTCACTTGGAAGGGAAAATTGGAGCAAGAAAATGGCAACGATAGACTTTGCAGGAGAAAGATTAACACTGggcaagagcatctacaaccggacgccTCAAACCATCTCTCATACGCCCGTGGACATCCACGGGCCCAGTCAATGACCGGACAAGAGAGAGAAGGAAAAACATGACTCAACCGGACCTCCTCATATCATCCCTATACGCGCAGGCTATCCGCGAATCCTCATATCCGTATCAAACGTAGGGAGGATATGAAAGCTCGCGGACGCGCCCTAGCATGCCCGGGCAGTCCGCCACGTAGGACACGGCCACGCGAAccaccttttctctttctttactcattcttttatttctctttcttcATCTTCATCAATCACGTGCAAGTGTCCGGACATATGAGGACGAAAATGAGGAGCGTGGATACGTAGATGAACAGATAGGGCTCAAAACGAACACGCCTGGTCACTGACCGGGTACGTCCGTGAGCGTTTTTTTTTTTTAGCAAAGGGGGTTTCAGCATAACGAGTAGTACATAGAGTACATATCCGATTGCAGACGTTTAATGGGTCATGTATGCTATGTCCAGCTGGAAATGCTCTAATCACACAGAGGCAGTTCGGACGCGCTAATGCAGAAGATGCGGCCTACCTATCCAGGTCAGCCGGTTAAAGCCACAGTCGCGGGGTTTCTCGTGGCCACGCGAGCTGACGCGGCGCTCCGTGCGGCCTCCTTCCTAAATCCCATGGCCAACAGGGCAAAGATGCTAGCGTGAGCGTGATATGCCACCCTTCCCTCGTGGCGTTGGCGTCTCACCTTGGATATTTTGGTCCGCGCTACTTAAATATTTGTGGAACAGAACAGTTTTGCCCCATTTCTATTCCTGGAGGCCATCACTTTTTTAGAAAGCAGATGAGCGGAGAACAGTTTTGAGACGGAAAAACCGTCACGAAAAAGACACGTCGACCACCGCTTGAAGGAAAACAATGGGCGCTGACGCTGGACTCGCCGGAACTGATTCCCAAAATAGGtcttatccgttcatgtgtggcgtTCATGTGACGGAGCGAGGTGGTCAAGACTACCCTAATTAGTAGTCTATACAAAATATGTGGTCGACGGGTGACGGCCCAACCAGATCTTTTCCTGTGCTCATGTCAAAATCCTTGTCGCCACGCTACGCGAGCTCTCTCAAGTGGAGGCAGGTGAGTGTGAGGGGGTAGCAGCTGCCGCGGCCAAGTGGCCACACTACGTGCTCATCTTATTTAGTCCCATTACCCGGTGATTATTTCTTCCCTGGTGATTATTTCTTCCCTGGCAATACTCGCGCCTTTTCCTCTATATATAAATATAAAAGCAGTGATGCCATTTCAGAGTTAGCCCCAACGTGAATAACACCGGCTCGTGGGCTATGCCGCAGCCGTGTGCGGCTGCGGACGAAGTGTTGGACATGCCGGCGGCAGCACTGGCCAGCGACATGTTTGACTTCGAATTGGATGTGTCCTGGGTGATGGACCTAGGCTCACGGGCGACGTTGCAACCTGGTTGTGCGGACAAAGTGTTCGATGTGCCGGCGGGCACGCTGGTTCGAGTTCGACTTGGAGCTGGACATGTCCGGGGAAATGGACCTGAGCTCCCACTACACGGATTTTGCGGAGGCGCTGCTCCTCGAGCCTCCGCCACCGGCTGATGCCACTGAGGCGTGCTGGCAGAATGGGGACTACTACGGCAACGACGGAGGTGACGCCGCGCTCTGGAGTCAGTAGTGAAAGAAATTGTCCTGATTTGACTTTCTCCATGGAACGAACGAACTGAATCGGCTTCCAGCATATTTCCttcgtaaacaaatataagaccatttagatcactacttattAAAGTTCATTCAGGGAACTCTTAAACACATAAAAAGAATCTGATGAGTTTGCACGAAATCAAACGCGGTAGGAAGATTTACAGCTGGGTTATCAAATAGAGGCGGTCCAAACGCGCTAATGCACAAAATGTGGCCTAGAAAACATCCAGGTCAGCCGATTAAAGCCACGGTCTCAAGATTCCTCGTGGCCACGTGAGCTGACGCGTTGCTCCGTGCCGCCTCTGTCTGATACATGGGACCGCGTCAGCTCGCGTGGCCACGAGGAATCCTACGAAGGCACCTCATCGTCGATGAAACTTCTCCTCCCATTGAATGCGCATCGTCAGAAATTCAGAAATAAAAGCGAGCAGCAAAGCTGAAACCCTGATGAACTGAGAATATCACATCCCCTAtaaccatccaatcacaggttAGTTCACATACCACCTTCCCTCGTATGGCGCTAGCGTGCCACCTCAGATATTTTGGCCCGCGCTGCTTAAATATTTGTGGAACAGAACAGTTTTGCCCCATTTCTATTCCTGGAGGCCAGCACTTTCTAGAAAACAGATGAGCGAAGAGCAGTTTTAAGCCGCAAAAAACGCGGCGAAAAGGACACATCGGCCACCACTTGAAGGAAAACAACTGTTGCTGACGTTGGACTCGGCCAGAATTGATTCTAGAAATAGGTCTCATCCGTTTATGTTTTTCTAGTCTGTCTCATCCGTTTATGTGTGGCGGAGGGAGGTGGACCAGAGTATGCTAACTAGTCTATATAAAATATGTGGTCGACCGTCGACGGATGGCGGCCCAACCAGATATTTTCCTGGACTCATGTCAAAATCCTCGTTCCCACGCCACGCGACCTGAGCTCACTCAGTCAAGTGGAGGCAGGTGAGGGTGAGGTCATCTCCACCGCTAGACCCTATCTTATCCGAGCTCACTCAGTCAAGTGGAGGCAGGTGAGTGTGAGGCCATCTCCACCGCGTGACTCTATCTTGCTTTTTCGTTCGCTTTATGTCCGTTTCATCCCATCTTTAGGTCAAAGTTGGTCTCGCTTTGGGTCCAAAACGGACACGAGCCGGACGTTTTCTACGTCCCTGCTGTCCGCTTTGTCCGTTTGCACATGGGTCTGGCCCATTTGTCATTGGAACCAGAGGAACCCACCCAACCACCCACccgtctcctctctctcctccatttTCATTGTTGCTTGCACACCTCGTCGACACCGCCGGAGCAGGGCACGAGCACGCATGCGGGGGGACAGCAGCAGGGTGAGGCGAGCGCGGCCACGCGAGCGGGAGGACAACAGCGGGGGCGGCTAGGGNNNNNNNNNNNNNNNNNNNNNNNNNNNNNNNNNNNNNNNNNNNNNNNNNNNNNNNNNNNNNNNNNNNNNNNNNNNNNNNNNNNNNNNNNNNNNNNNNNNNNNNNNNNNNNNNNNNNNNNNNNNNNNNNNNNNNNNNNNNNNNNNNNNNNNNNNNNNNNNNNNNNNNNNNNNNNNNNNNNNNNNNNNNNNNNNNNNNNNNNNNNNNNNNNNNNNNNNNNNNNNNNNNNNNNNNNNNNNNNNNNNNNNNNNNNNNNNNNNNNNNNNNNNNNNNNNNNNNNNNNNNNNNNNNNNNNNNNNNNNNNNNNNNNNNNNNNNNNNNNNNNNNNNNNNNNNNNNNNNNNNNNNNNNNNNNNNNNNNNNNNNNNNNNNNNNNNNNNNNNNNNNNNNNNNNNNNNNNNNNNNNNNNNNNNNNNNNNNNNNNNNNNNNNNNNNNNNNNNNNNNNNNNNNNNNNNNNNNNNNNNNNNNNNNNNNNNNNNNNNNNNNNNNNNNNNNNNNNNNNNNNNNNNNNNNNNNNNNNNNNNNNNNNNNNNNNNNNNNNNNNNNNNNNNNNNNNNNNNNNNNNNNNNNNNNNNNNNNNNNNNNNNNNNNNNNNNNNNNNNNNNNNNNGCGTGGGCGAGGGCGCGGCTGCGAGCGCGGGGCGTGCTATGGTGCTCGGCACCGGCAgggcgcgggcggcgagggcgtGGGCTGCGGCGAGGCAGGTGACGACCTGGCGGGACACAAGCAGGGCACGGCACGGCGAGCACGACGAATCCGGCCAACGCATGTGCTCCTCGTCGGCGGCGGCCGTCCGTGAAGTGTTTGATGAAATGTCTAAACCGAACAAAGCAAATGCATAGTTGGGATAGGTCGGCCGCGCTGGGCGCATCAACAACAAGACGACCGCATGCGGACGCGCTTGTCCGTGTTTTATCTCAAACGGACAAAATCTggaagcagctgccgcgggcggggCACACCACGTCGCTCTCTGGGCCTCCTTCCTCAATTCATCATGTGGCCAAGTGGCAGCATATTTCTTCCTTCTTTTGGCAACAATGATGACAGGATGATGTGCCACTTTGGTTGTACTCCTATGTATTTAGTCATATTCCCGATATGTTCAGGGGGGAAGGTTCTTGTCCGGTGACTATTTCTTCCCTGGCGACACCGGTGCCTTTTCCTCCGTAAAAACACTGATGCCAGGATGACAAAGAGGTGATGTGTCACTTCAGAGTTACTTGGTCTCATGGGTGACACGTCTGAATCTAGTTTCTTTGATTGATACTATCTCCGTTCAAAATAACTGAATTGATTGGGGTTTGTAAGAGCAATTTCAACGCGCAGACCCAAACGGACAGCGtttctgtccgtttgggtcggccgcccgtccGGTGTCCGCCTCGTTTTATATTTGAGTCGAAGGTGCGTCCAACATGCCGACCCATATGTCGGGTTGGGGTTTGTAAGAGCAACTTCAatgcgccgacccaaacgaacggccggcgtttttgtccgtttgggtcggccaccCGCCCGGCGTCTGTCCCGTTTTAGATTTGGGTCGACAGTGCGCCCAACGCGCCAAACCATATGTGCCGGCGTGGCCGACTGGTCGCCCTATTTTAACAAATAGTTCATTTTTTGCATTGTTTCACACACAACGGTTGCATTCAAACATATAGTCCAAAACCAAATAAATAACATAGTTTCAACTGAATAAAATAGTATAGTTTTACAAGCCGAATAAAAGTAAAAAtgtctcacatagttttgcaagctgaataaaaaagatacatctattggttccctctcacatagttttgcaagccgaataaaaagatacatctattggttgccaacatgagcccacatatgctcaaccaaatcattttgcagttgcatgtGAGTTTCCCAAACACGTATGCCATGATAaaattgggtgaactgttcaaatgttgccgctcctccatgctcaggcacaacattctcacatTAAACCGAAACCGTTGATCGTACAAACGTTCCGAGCGCtcatcttctacgatcatattgtggatgatcacacaagcagtcatcacctcccatagtttctgtgagctccaagtattagcaggataccaacgacgccccatcgagattgcaaaataccaatggcacgctcgacgtccttcctagcactctcttgctcttgggcaaatcttttcctcttctctccgacagggttggggattgtcttcacaatagtgatccactgaggatagataccgtcacccaggtAGTATCCTTTGTCATACTTGTGGCCGTTGATAGTAAAGCTCACCGGTGGGCTATTGCCTTCGGCAACCCTAGCAAACACCagcgagcgctgaagcacgttgatatcattgtgtgatccggccatgccaaagaaagagtgccagatccagagatcttgagacgccacgaCCTCTtatatgacagtgcaagccctgacatggcccttatactgcccttgccaagtagAAGGGCAGTTCTTTTACTCACAGTGCATGCAGTCTATTCTGtcaagcatccctgggaagcccctgctggcattcatcgccaacaaatgGGTTGTATCTTCTGTAgttggctctctcaagtactcaggaccAAACACAGCAATAACAGCCTTGTAGAACTTATACAGAGAGTCTAAGCATGTAGAATCGCTCATACGGACGTATTCGTCAATAAGATCACCGaacactccgtatgcaagcattcggatggcggcagtgcatttcttataagaggagaaaccaatatttccaagggcatcctctttgcactcgaaatagtcatcatagccgaccacccaCTCTCTAATACGGTTGTGAAGATGCCTGCTCATACAGAAACGGCGGCGAAATTTCTGATGTTTGGACAACGGAATTGTTgtctcaaagtagtccttccaaagaagaaAATGTCCGCTCTCTCGGTTGTGATTCAACGTCGGAAGGTGGTCCAAAATGGAGCCACAGAACGCCGGACGCTGGCTATGGAGGTGGTGATAGGACCTACCCgacagccaatatctcctcctcgtcatcggacgacgaatcgtcggagtcgcaaaggaaattatGAAAGAAGAACTCATCGGCGGAGTCCATTTTATACCTTGGCAAACTGTTGAACAACTTGCGGGCGTTGATGAAGGAGACGGCCGACGAAGGGAGTCGCGGCGCGCACGGACCAGCTAGCTGCTCTGCCGACGTCCGATGAGCGTGCCAGCGTCCGACGAGTGTGCCAGTGAggatctggccggggcggcgaggcggcttcttGATCGCGGTCGCGGCTGTGTCGGAGAAGCGGGGGTGGGAAGCTTTCGGTTCCCCGGCAGCAAGATGGCGGTGGCGGGCGGCGTGGGAGGTGGCGACGTTGCGGAGGGGATGTTGCGGCGCCGGCAGCTGGCAGAGTCACCGGAaaaaatgggcggcggcggcgacgacgacgatgcaGGCGGGCGAGGGTTTGGTGTTGGATTGGGAAAGGTCAATGTGGCACCGACCAACGGGCCAGAGGGGACGAGAAGGCGAGCGCGCGCACGTTCTTCTCGTGGCCGCGCTGACGCAATCCGACTaaaaaatgggccgggaatgggttGCCCGCGGATGACAATCGGACGCACGTCCGTTTGGATCGATAAGTTGGGTCGACTTTTGTGTCCGCGTCGTCCCAAACAAACGCCCGCGAACGAAATGGGTCGcctcgttggagttgctctaacgagCCAGACTTGTTGAAGTTTGACCAAGTCAGTTGAAAAACATATTAACATTTATAAAACCAAATTAGTCTCATCAGATATTTTATGAAATATATTTTTTGGTGTTGTAGGTCTTagctttttttcatatatatatacaaTGTTGGTCAAGTTCAAGCAGATTTGACTTAGAATAAACTTAAACTTCAATTatgttggaatggagggagtacatgccaACCGGaatcagtttttttttttttttgcggaagtTAATAACATGGCAATGGAAATTTACCTTGCTTGCTCCTTCAGCCTCCTCCTTCAGCAGCAGTTCACCACTGTATCAACCAAGAAGAGAAGAGGCAGCAGCAAGCATGAGGAGAAGAGAAGGAACAACACAAGCAGCAGGCAGCAGCGGTAGCGTCCAGATTAAATGCAACGGCAAGCAGGCAGCGTGGCGTGCAGGCGGGACGCAACGGTCCAGGGGATTGCGACTGTTTGGCTTCCACGTAGGTCACTTTGGTTGCGAGGGTTATTGTGGTCCAAAGCAGCTTAGGCGCACTACATTTCGAAATCCAGCCTAAAAAACTATACGCGTTAgaatatggaatggagggagtattaaactCCGCACATGTGctcgtatttttttgaatttattatgGTCTTTCCATCGACCAGAGATGATGCTCGACTACAAATTATCTACGATGACCTTATCAATCTTAAAACTTGTCGGCTCAGACTATTAAAAGTGCTCATATATGTTAAATGTGCATACTTACATTTATGGAGGTGATGCCAACTCCAACCTATCGACACAAACGATTATAGTTTTTGTCTACTTTTAGTTCGTCTGGGTCATTCGGAGTGTCCGGTTTGGCTCTGGGGCGTCGGTGCGCCCAACGCGGCCGACGTATTTGGTCGGCACGACAACTAGAAACAAAACTAATTAGGCATAAAACATTTAAAATAAAGAGATGCATACTAAAACGCCAGTCAAAGTCCACTTATACAGTAATTAAAACATTAGTTCAAACTAAAAAATTAACTCGTAGCCACTCGCCTCCCCTAGCCCGTAGCACTAGGTGTCGTCGCCCACCATGGTCAGGTTGACGAATTCCGACAACATCGCCCTTGGGATCACCTGCTGGTAGGCCTCCTGCGCCACAGCCTCCGGTGTCTGCTGTT
It encodes:
- the LOC119297717 gene encoding dehydration-responsive element-binding protein 1H-like, with translation MDMGSEQWSSPSTSASSRDQHAAAPPKRPAGRTKFKETRHPVYRGVRRRGGAGRWVCEVRVPGRRGCRLWLGTYVIAESAARAHDAAMLALGGRSAACLNFADSAWLLAVAVPSALADLADVRRAALAAVAGFQRQEAASGAATVPVDEVFDTSSADDAGSWSWATPQPSCAAADGVFEVPAAALASDMFDFEFDVSWVMDLGSPAASQPGCADKVLEVQAAALGGGDMFEFDLELDMSGEMDLVGSYYADFAEGLLLEPPQPADATEARWRNGDYCGGDGGGDAALWSQ